A window of Flammeovirga kamogawensis genomic DNA:
AACAACCCGACCAATTGGGGTCACCAGGTCTACTGATATAAGGTTTTCCTTCTCCTTCCATTTGGAAGCCAATTGTTGATGTTAAGTTAAATCGATCTAGGTATTTAAAGAACCTCTCTGGGTTACTCCTAAAGTTTTTAAATACTAATTTAGATATACCAATATTTGAAGATTTTTCAATTACTTCATCTACGGATAACATTCCAAAACCATTGTAATGAGAGTCAGTCATAATACATTCATCATAGAACATATATTTACCATCTCCAGCATTTACAGAGTCTTTTACATTTAAATCAAACTCTTCTAGTAAGGCGAGCATAGACGCACTCTTAAATGTAGAACCTGGCTCCATTACACCTTGAATAGCATAATTGAAGTCTTCAACATAATTTCCCTCAGAAGTTCTACCTAAGTTAACAATAGCTTTAATTTGTCCAGTTTTAACTTCCATCAAGAGAACAGTACCAAAATTTGCTTCGTGTTTAATTAAAGCTTCTTTTAGAACATTATGTGCGTGCTCCTCAAAATCCATATTGATGGTTGTCTGAATATCAAGACCATTTTCGGCTCTTACTTGTGCACCATCATCTAAAGGTTTCCATTGGTTACCAGACACTCTTTGAAAGAGAGCTTCACCATCTATACCAGCTAAATCATTATTAAAACTAAATTCTAGCCCTCTACCTGTATATTGAGCTTCTTCATCTTTACTGATAAAGCCAATTGTTCTTCTTGCTAAATCATCAAAAGGTTTAAACCTTTTTTCATATTTTGTAAAGATTAAACCTCCATTATGTCGGCCTTCTCTAAAAATAGGCCAATTGTCAATATGTTTTTTGTCTTGATGCTTAACTAACTTATGACTAAGTATTAAATATCTTCTTTTTTTCTTACGAGCTGTTCTAAGTAAACTATCATATTGACTAGCTGACTTTTCTTTAAAATATCTTGATAATAATTGGCTAAGAGAATCAACTCCGCTATTAAAAATACTATCTGATGATACACAAGGGTCAAATGCTAATTTATAGAAGGGGATAGAGGTAGCTAATAAACTCCCATCATCTGCTAATATATTACCTCTTGTTGCATCAACTCTTCTTATTTTTACTCTATTTGCGTTACCAGCTTTTTCCCACTTATCTCTTTCTACAAATTGTAAATCTGATATTCTTACAATAATTGCGGTTGCAATAACAACAATAAGTAAAAATGCAAAGCGAACACGGAGTAATATGGAATTTCTAATTCCCATAGATTTATTTGTAGTTTAATTATCTTCTAAATTTGGAACAGTAATTACAATAGGAGCAGTTTCTGGGGGAACAAGTCCTAAGGGGGCAACGCGTTCCTCTATTTGTGAACGCTTACTTTCATTAATAAAATCATATTTTAAAGTACTGTATTCTACACGTAGTTTTTCAACAGACTTTTCTAATTTATTAATTCTAATCTCTGATTTTTCTGCCTGAAAACTATTAGATATATACAGAATACCCAATAAAGTAATAAAAATAACCTTTTGTATATATTGGCTATTGTCATCCTCAAAATCATTGGATAAAAACTTCCATTTTGGAACACGTTTTACCCATTTATTTTCAGAAATTTTCTTTTCTTCTATGGGTTTTTCTTGTATTGTTTTATACGTATTTGTTTTCATTGATACAGAAAATAGGCTCTTTAAAAATCGCAGTTTGCGAATTTGCTAAAAAACTGTCTTAAGTTATCTAAGTTCTACAAAAAAATAGAACTTTTTGACCAAAAAAATAAAGAAAAGGGGAAATAGGGAAGTTTTATAAAAAAAAACGTTCAAAATATGAATCTAACTGTCAAAATAATACAATTTCGTATAAAAAGAGAGATTGAAGTATTAATAAATATTGAAAGTTGTTTTTCCGATAAAATAGCCATCACAATAAAGTTGAGCACTATAATCTCCTTTTGTCATTAGGTTCTTTTTGTCATAAATTACTTGTACTATTTTTTCATCATTTTTATACTCAAACGAAGTGTTTGATGTGTAAAAAATGTTCTCCCCGTTATCTTCAAGTTTAAAGAATCTTGTTGTGTTGTTGGGGTTGTATATTGTAGCTCCATCAGGGTCAACTAAGCATAAAAACACTTGTTTGTTTCCGGCTTCTACTACTTCATTTTTTGAAACTTTAAACTGAACAATAATTTGATCAGTCTTTTTCATTTTAAATTTATTTCCTCGAGTAAAATTTCCTTTTTTATCGCCACCCAAAGTATGAATATCGAAAGCAATTAAACGTTTTGCTTTGTGTAATTCTTTTTCAAGTTCTCCTTGGTGATTTTTAAGGTTATTGATCTTAGAAGTAAGAGATGTTTTTTCTTCTTTAAGATGAAAGTTTTCAGAGATTAATGAATCGTTTACATGTTTTAATGAAGTAATTTTTTTGTCTTTTTGAGCAAGTAATTCTTCATACATAGAAACCTTTTTACGGATTTCATTATACCTATATTCTTCAAGTAATTGATTTGACCGAAGTTCTCTTTTTTCTTTTTCGAGATTCTCTTTTACTTTTTGTAAAGACTCGGTTTCCTCATTAAGAAGTTTCAGTATCTGTATTTGCTTATTTAATTCTGAAGAGATAGAATCTAACTTTGTATATGTTAGTGCTAATTCTACATTTTTACTTTGTACACGTTCTTGAAGCCGTGTAGTATCATCAGAATTTAAATAAAGTTGTAATAGGTTTAGCGTTAACAATGTAATCACTAAACCTATTAATATCTTACGCCTATTACTTAGTTTACTGTTAAATATCTGATTTGTCATTCTTTATTTTTGGAGTTGTCAACCCCAAATTAATACAACAAATCGGATTTTATATAATAACTAAGTGCACGTTTTATGATTTTTTACTAAAGTTCCCAACCAAAACCGAAAGTATATTGGTAATCGACTTCTTTACCAGCTTCAGCAGGTTGAGTATCGTAGTTCATATTATACCCCATTTTAATATAGAAGTCTAGAGGTAAATCATACTTTACATTTGCTCCAACGTCAGCCCTCCAACGGTCACTGCCACCTAAAGAACGATATCCTTTAGCATTGGCCATAAAAGAAAGGTCCCCAGTGTCAAAAAGGTTAATTTCAGTACCTAGAAACCATTCAGCCTCTGATCTAGCAGACTGAGTTTCAAAATTCCCTGTACTTTCATTATATACAGCATCAAAAGATTCATTCAAGTACGATGCACCCGTTGTGAAACCCCAATATGCTGTATTTGTATGAATTATGTACTTACCAATACCAAGTAGACCAACTGTACGTAGATCAATAGATTGCTCCGTATTCGAAAGGAAGTTTACGTTTGCAGTAAGGTAAAAGTCATGAGGTAAGAAATATTTACCTGTTACTCCACCTTCATTTCTTTCAGTAGGGTCTACATCATCTTGAGTAGATTTTAAGCTTGTAGCATTAATACTAACTTGCCACCTATGTGTTGTATAGCCAATATATCCAGAAGCATTTAATTGAGATAAATTATTTGCCTTTGCATAGCTATATCCTACATCTACGTTAGCAGATAGCTTACTGATAAATGAGTTATTTATTGACTTTAAATAAACAATATTATCCGGATTTACATCTACGGTTTCAGTAGGAGTAATTAATTGAAAAACAGTTGGGTCTGTAGATCTAATATGACCATTATATCTTTTACCATTAGAAAGAGTGATCATAAAATTTGTATTACAATACATCTTTTCAATTCCATCCCATTCAATCTTAAAGTTTGAGTCACTGTATGGTGTTTCAATTTCAACAACACCTTTGTCCATGTTTTTGATTTCTCCTACAATTACGTCACCATTAATTAACACAAGTGAATCAATGTCTTGTGCAAAAGTATACATAGGTAACAAGAAGAGTAGTAGTATAGACAGCTTCTTCATTTTCTGTTTGATAATTTAATGAGTTATAAAAGGATTTTCTACACTTCTATTTGTGTGTAGATTATGCCGCAAATATACATTTTATCTCATTAAAAATTCTAATATCAAACATTAAAATTTAACATATATTATTTAATGTGTAGAAATGAGTTTATCCCAATAGCATCTTTTCTTATATTAATTTGAGAAGGTTTTAAATTTGACTTTATAGCTAAATTGTTTAATTCCAATCTATTACGATATGTGCATTGCCAATTAAATAATATCTCCATTATATTTTTAGAAGTATTTTTTTTGCTGATATTGC
This region includes:
- a CDS encoding penicillin-binding protein, whose translation is MGIRNSILLRVRFAFLLIVVIATAIIVRISDLQFVERDKWEKAGNANRVKIRRVDATRGNILADDGSLLATSIPFYKLAFDPCVSSDSIFNSGVDSLSQLLSRYFKEKSASQYDSLLRTARKKKRRYLILSHKLVKHQDKKHIDNWPIFREGRHNGGLIFTKYEKRFKPFDDLARRTIGFISKDEEAQYTGRGLEFSFNNDLAGIDGEALFQRVSGNQWKPLDDGAQVRAENGLDIQTTINMDFEEHAHNVLKEALIKHEANFGTVLLMEVKTGQIKAIVNLGRTSEGNYVEDFNYAIQGVMEPGSTFKSASMLALLEEFDLNVKDSVNAGDGKYMFYDECIMTDSHYNGFGMLSVDEVIEKSSNIGISKLVFKNFRSNPERFFKYLDRFNLTSTIGFQMEGEGKPYISRPGDPNWSGCSLPWISIGYEVETSPLQMLTFYNAIANNGKMIAPRIVKKILRGNEVISEAGVKTIRKSISSERSLKALQGMLRKVVQTGTAKRINNNEFAISGKTGTTQKLKNGKYTKNYYTSFVGYFPSEAPTYSMIVAIDEPKGANQYGGDVCAPVFLDIAEVVYSRTTERDIHYVHNENESAFPYIKAGNYNDLLLLSDAFDIQQVSENTTQWVRTRVKGDTIAWVNASVKKGLMPDVRGMTLRDAMYLIENEGATVHPLGNGRVVTQSISPGSRVNSRTNVYLKLQ
- a CDS encoding FtsL-like putative cell division protein translates to MKTNTYKTIQEKPIEEKKISENKWVKRVPKWKFLSNDFEDDNSQYIQKVIFITLLGILYISNSFQAEKSEIRINKLEKSVEKLRVEYSTLKYDFINESKRSQIEERVAPLGLVPPETAPIVITVPNLEDN
- a CDS encoding DUF481 domain-containing protein, which gives rise to MKKLSILLLFLLPMYTFAQDIDSLVLINGDVIVGEIKNMDKGVVEIETPYSDSNFKIEWDGIEKMYCNTNFMITLSNGKRYNGHIRSTDPTVFQLITPTETVDVNPDNIVYLKSINNSFISKLSANVDVGYSYAKANNLSQLNASGYIGYTTHRWQVSINATSLKSTQDDVDPTERNEGGVTGKYFLPHDFYLTANVNFLSNTEQSIDLRTVGLLGIGKYIIHTNTAYWGFTTGASYLNESFDAVYNESTGNFETQSARSEAEWFLGTEINLFDTGDLSFMANAKGYRSLGGSDRWRADVGANVKYDLPLDFYIKMGYNMNYDTQPAEAGKEVDYQYTFGFGWEL